A single genomic interval of Penicillium psychrofluorescens genome assembly, chromosome: 2 harbors:
- a CDS encoding uncharacterized protein (ID:PFLUO_002362-T1.cds;~source:funannotate) translates to MMWRGRARLGPVIQVVPLLRQSSTVSQSARDWTIRPANADVAKDQVAQLAASPRRALKLADLLRHGRPPLSKDALLASANFTLSLLPARLASRIQALRNLPFIVVSNPHVSKIYHNYLHSLSTLLPYQKRQISTLEEENQFGDVLADLVQTHTNTIPVLARGFLECRKYINPGDVTHFLDTHLRARIGTRLIAEQHLALHFASQPISDEPTTGTSAKESVPSNYIGVIDTALQPARIIRLCEDFVGEICELKYGVRPRLKIGGEPDASFAHVPVHVEYIITELLKNAFRATIESGNEREPIEVTIASAPDVPGHARSVQGDADEGFQLEGLADEATTPDAVRFPNPTSQSITIRIRDRGGGIPPEVLPHIWSYSFTTFSDMDFQNSANGNVDALNTIAASGGNLSSIAGLGYGLPLSRAYAEYFGGSIDVQSLWGWGTDVYLTLQGVGKID, encoded by the exons ATGATGTGGAGAGGCAGAGCTCGCCTGGGCCCGGTGATCCAAGTGGTGCCTCTGCTCCGTCAATCTTCCACAGTGTCGCAGTCTGCTCGCGACTGGACCATCCGGCCCGCCAATGCTGATGTAGCCAAGGACCAGGTCGCCCAGCTGGCGGCGAGTCCTCGCCGAGCGTTGAAACTGGCAGATTTATTGAG ACATGGCCGCCCGCCATTATCCAAGGACGCCCTGCTGGCCTCAGCCAACTtcactctctcccttcttccggCTCGACTGGCCTCCCGAATCCAGGCCCTGCGCAATCTCCCCTTTATCGTGGTGTCGAACCCCCATGTATCGAAAATCTACCATAATTACCTCCACTCCCTCTCGACCCTGCTCCCGTACCAGAAACGACAGATCAGTAccctggaagaggagaacCAGTTTGGAGACGTCCTCGCAGATCTCGTGCAGACCCACACCAACACAATTCCGGTCCTGGCTCGCGGGTTTCTCGAGTGTCGGAAGTATATCAACCCGGGGGATGTGACGCACTTCCTGGACACGCACCTACGAGCGCGTATCGGAACGCGATTGATTGCTGAGCAACACCTGGCTCTCCATTTTGCCTCACAGCCTATCAGTGATGAGCCAACTACAGGCACGTCGGCCAAGGAATCGGTGCCATCGAATTACATTGGGGTCATCGACACCGCCCTTCAACCTGCGCGCATTATTCGCTTGTGCGAAGACTTCGTGGGAGAGATTTGCGAGCTTAAATACGGAGTCCGGCCCCGCCTGAAGATCGGCGGAGAACCAGATGCCTCCTTTGCCCATGTGCCAGTGCATGTGGAGTATATCATTACTGAGTTATTGAAAAACGCTTTTCGAGCTACTATTGAGTCTGGGAACGAGCGTGAGCCCATTGAAGTGACAATCGCTTCTGCCCCAGATGTTCCTGGCCATGCGCGCTCTGTTCAGGGAGACGCCGACGAGGGATTCCAGCTCGAGGGGCTGGCTGATGAAGCCACTACACCCGACGCAGTCCGATTCCCGAACCCAACGTCACAAAGTATCACAATTCGTATCCGCGATCGTGGTGGCGGCATCCCACCTGAGGTTCTGCCTCATATCTGGTCGTACAGTTTCACTACCTTTTCGGACATGGATTTCCAGAACTCGGCCAACGGTAACGTGGACGCGCTAAACACGATTGCTGCCAGTGGTGGCAACTTGAGCAGTATTGCCGGCTTGGGTTATGGGTTGCCGCTGAGCCGGGCATACGCCGAATACTTTGGTGGCAGCATCGACGTGCAAAGCCTTTGGGGATGGGGTACAGATGTTTATCTGACCTTGCAGGGAGTGGGAAAGATCGATTGA
- a CDS encoding uncharacterized protein (ID:PFLUO_002363-T1.cds;~source:funannotate) codes for MPLYNVTLKKDSPPEELERAKQDVQKKGGAIKHEYSLIKGFTAEFPEDHVGTLESDEHIHVEQDGEAKTQ; via the exons ATGCCTCTGTATAAC GTGACCCTGAAGAAGGACTCGCCCCCCGAGGAGCTTGAGCG CGCCAAGCAAGATGTTCAGAAGAAGGGAGGAGCCATCAAGCACGAATACAGTCTCATCAAGGGCTTCAC TGCCGAGTTCCCGGAGGACCACGTCGGAACCCTCGAGTCCGACGAGCACATCCATGTCGAGCAGGACGGGGAAGCCAAGACCCAGTAG
- a CDS encoding uncharacterized protein (ID:PFLUO_002364-T1.cds;~source:funannotate): MSARRPPPAYTAPPDSGVHATSPLYRAISETASSPSARVPQNSFTVRPCSGQAWVVPAGHICRLTTPKGPQVGDLNIWNAKNPRERMWAARTRQIHASHVSVGDRLWSNLPYLRPLVTITGDSLGGGQLHEVLDADGKRNPEVEFGTTQFGGRVHDLLGTRCDPYVNLLMGGETFDFHCHSNLTRSVVPYGLTELDVHDVLNVFQVTGLDEQGKYFMETSPAKQGEYFEFFAEVDVLCALSACPGGDLSNWGWDDKEGGMGATCRPLGVEVYQLADNQVLAGWKEPSSPQYGGMHGMKMPSRDADGYVGL; encoded by the exons ATGTCCGCTCGTCGCCCTCCTCCCGCCTACACCGCACCGCCCGACTCGGGGGTGCATGCCACCTCGCCGCTGTATCGGGCCATCTCCGAGACGGCCAGCAGCCCCTCAGCGCGAGTGCCCCAGAACTCATTTACCGTTCGACCCTGCTCCGGCCAAGCGTGGGTGGTGCCCGCCGGTCACATCTGCCGCCTGACGACCCCCAAGGGACCGCAGGTCGGCGACCTGAACATCTGGAATGCAAAGAACCCGCGAGAGCGCATGTGGGCGGCGCGGACGCGACAGATCCATGCCTCCCACGTCTCGGTCGGTGATCGCCTGTGGTCCAACCTGCCATATTTACGACCTCTGGTCACGATCACAGGCGACTCCCTCGGCGGCGGACAGCTGCATGAGGTGCTCGACGCAGATGGCAAGCGGAACCCCGAGGTTGAGTTTGGGACAACGCAGTTCGGGGGCCGGGTGCATGATCTGCTCGGCACTCGGTGCGATCCTTATGTCAACTTGCTGATGGGCGGGGAGACGTTTGATTTTCATTGTCATTCGAATCTGACCCGCTCGGTGGTGCCGTATGGATTGACGGAACTGGATGTGCATGACGTGCTGAATGTGTTTCAGGTGACAGGACTGGATGAGCAGGGCAAATACTTTATGGAGACCTCTCCGGCGAAGCAGGGGGAGTACTTTGAGTTCTTcgccgaggtggatgtcCTCTGCGCGCTGTCGGCCTGTCCGGGTG GCGACCTTTCCAACTGGGGCTGGGATGACAAGGAAGGTGGCATGGGGGCAACCTGCCGTCCTCTGGGCGTGGAGGTGTATCAATTGGCGGACAACCAGGTGCTGGCCGGGTGGAAGGAGCCCTCTAGCCCCCAATACGGAGGCATGCATGGGATGAAGATGCCTTCGCGAGACGCAGATGGCTATGTGGGGTTGTAG